One stretch of Acanthochromis polyacanthus isolate Apoly-LR-REF ecotype Palm Island chromosome 16, KAUST_Apoly_ChrSc, whole genome shotgun sequence DNA includes these proteins:
- the si:dkey-12h9.6 gene encoding macoilin-2 isoform X2 gives MVMWTLVLLADFILEFRLEYLWPCWLFFGSVYTTFHCHGLVICVVFVCAAFTLDIFCLIFVPLHWLFFVASTYVLFNYIWHTEKGICISTVSLWILLVYTEASLRLKDLKTSHANLSHLFAAHCIGYPVVYLGFDATCYFTNIFKLRIQKAVQSENDFHMHLLQHSLPPGLQVYPKTATDGGSKWKAKPESSQYQCQNDAVVAHDEAHTVDCLQIRSEERSAEKGSQEVRSAESNRRPSSSSSKPGVAESKDLLHSGAGGPEPSSTPDNLPQEEHGSKATRAAKSSSPKARRGSTNTPSPPAGRTEKKPRSSSKTISPNRDAADKGTAAAHNYHAEQINKLDQELRRLKGELQTSRQSEQELRSHICNLTNSERSLRPEVSLLRQSNMLLQSKILCLTKTKQRDKQTSAMLEKKTRVEAEARISAEKQLAELQAQKLEEAASTARSLTNRQEHCETQMLRKRVKDLETEYKQLQLEYQVKESRVVDLESDVEALGKYRCVEKETDMLLSTLSAMQEKAQHLEYNLSAETRIKLDLFSALGDARRQLEIAQDKVMKQDREISEMKQKIAEVMAVSPGVSYMAPRPQVPQYLTKLLNSERYMLNPRALMYQCLKK, from the exons ATGGTGATGTGGACGCTGGTGCTGCTGGCGGATTTCATCCTTGAATTCAGACTGGAGTATTTGTGGCCATGCTGGCTCTTCTTTGGGAGCGTGTACACCACTTTCCACTGCCACGGGCTG gttatttgtgttgtttttgtttgtgctgcCTTCACTCTGGACatcttttgtttaatttttgttccTTTGCACTGGCTGTTCTTTGTGGCGAGCACCTATGTATTATTCAATTACATATGGCACACAG AAAAAGGCATCTGTATATCGACGGTGTCTCTGTGGATTCTGCTGGTTTACACTGAGGCGTCGCTTCGGCTCAAAGACCTTAAAACCTCTCATGCTAACCTGTCTCATCTTTTTGCTGCACACTG TATCGGATATCCTGTAGTTTATCTGGGGTTCGATGCCACCTGCTACTTCACCAACATCTTTAAGCTGCGCATACAAAAAGCTGTGCAGAGTGAGAACGACTTCCACATGCACCTCCTTCAGCACTCGCTGCCTCCAGGCCTGCAGGTTTACCCCAAGACCGCCACAGATGGCG GTTCAAAATGGAAGGCCAAGCCTGAGTCGAGTCAGTACCAGTGTCAGAACGACGCTGTGGTGGCTCACGACGAGGCCCACACTGTGGACTGCCTCCAGATCCGCAGTGAGGAGAGATCAGCAGAGAAAGGCTCGCAGGAGGTGAGGTCAGCTGAATCGAACCGTCGaccgtcatcatcatcatccaagCCCGGTGTGGCCGAGTCCAAAGACCTGCTTCACAGCGGGGCGGGAGGACCGGAGCCATCCTCAACCCCAGACAACCTACCTCAAGAGGAGCACGGAAGCAAAGCCACACGGGCGGCTAAGAGCTCCTCCCCGAAAGCCCGCAGAGGCAGCACGAACACTCCTTCACCACCCGCAGGAAGGACGGAGAAGAAACCGAGATCCAGCTCCAAAACAATCAGCCCCAACAGGGATGCAGCAGATAAGGGCACGGCAGCGGCTCACAACTACCACGCTGAACAGATAAACAA GCTGGATCAGGAGCTGAGGAGGCTGAAGGGCGAGCTGCAGACGAGTAGGCAGAGCGAACAGGAGCTGCGAAGTCACATCTGCAACCTCACCAACAGCGAGAGGAGCCTGAGACCAGAAGTTTCTCTGCTCAGGCAGTCCAACATGCTGCTCCAGAGCAA GATTCTGTGCTTGACTAAAACCAAGCAGAGGGACAAGCAGACCAGTGCGATGCTGGAGAAGAAGACCAGAGTGGAGGCAGAGGCCAGAATCTCTGCTGAGAAACAGTTGGCTGAGCTTcaggctcagaaactggaggaggCGGCGAGCACAGCACGGAGCTTAACAAACAG GCAGGAACACTGTGAAACCCAAATGTTAAGGAAAAGGGTTAAAGATCTAGAGACAGAGTACAAACAACTACAGCTGGAGTATCAAGTGAAAGAGAGTCGTGTGGTAGATCTAGAGAGTGATGTTGAG GCTTTGGGAAAGTACCGCTGTGTGGAGAAAGAGACGGACATGCTGCTGTCCACTCTGTCAGCCATGCAGGAGAAAGCTCAGCATCTGGAGTACAACCTGAGCGCTGAGACTCGCATCAAACTGGACCTTTTCTCTGCACTGGGAGACGCCCGCAGACAGCTGGAAATCGCTCAAG ATAAAGTGATGAAGCAGGACAGGGAGATCAGCGAGATGAAGCAGAAGATCGCGGAGGTGATGGCGGTCAGCCCCGGCGTGTCCTACATGGCTCCTCGGCCTCAGGTTCCTCAGTATCTCACCAAGCTGCTCAACTCTGAGCGCTACATGCTGAATCCACGGGCGCTGATGTACCAGTGTCTGAAGAAATAA
- the LOC110960236 gene encoding cysteine-rich venom protein TEL1 has protein sequence MLSYLGAVFVMTSEQNEIVNIHNSLRRGVKPPASNMLKTSWNKEAAANTQKWANTCSMNHSPASSREISTGDCGENLYMSSNKNTWSSAIQRWYDEVQDWRYGVGSVNGGVVGHFTQIVWNKSKQIGCAMAHCPNSKYKYFYVCHYCPPGNYNYTNPYKSGPSCGDCPNACDNKLCKK, from the exons ATGCTCTCTTATTTAGGCGCCGTCTTCGTCATGACCTCAGAACAGAATGAAATTGTGAACATACATAACAGTCTGAGGAGGGGTGTGAAACCACCAGCTAGCAACATGTTGAAAACG AGCTGGAACAAGGAGGCTGCAGCCAACACTCAGAAATGGGCCAACACCTGCTCCATGAACCACAGCCCTGCCAGCTCCAGAGAGATCAGCA CGGGCGACTGTGGGGAAAACCTGTACATGTCCAGCAACAAGAACACCTGGAGTAGCGCCATCCAGCGGTGGTACGACGAGGTGCAGGACTGGCGCTACGGAGTGGGATCAGTCAACGGAGGAGTGGTCGGACACTTCACTCAG ATTGTTTGGAACAAGTCTAAGCAGATTGGATGTGCCATGGCTCACTGTCCCAACTCTAAATACAAGTACTTCTACGTCTGCCACTACTGTCCACC CGGGAACTACAATTACACTAACCCCTACAAGTCAGGACCCTCCTGCGGCGACTGCCCCAACGCCTGCGACAACAAACTGTGCA AAAAGTAA
- the si:dkey-12h9.6 gene encoding macoilin-1 isoform X1, producing MKKRYVDANRLRKMKKLKITEKLSESAYTFLKFMVMWTLVLLADFILEFRLEYLWPCWLFFGSVYTTFHCHGLVICVVFVCAAFTLDIFCLIFVPLHWLFFVASTYVLFNYIWHTEKGICISTVSLWILLVYTEASLRLKDLKTSHANLSHLFAAHCIGYPVVYLGFDATCYFTNIFKLRIQKAVQSENDFHMHLLQHSLPPGLQVYPKTATDGGSKWKAKPESSQYQCQNDAVVAHDEAHTVDCLQIRSEERSAEKGSQEVRSAESNRRPSSSSSKPGVAESKDLLHSGAGGPEPSSTPDNLPQEEHGSKATRAAKSSSPKARRGSTNTPSPPAGRTEKKPRSSSKTISPNRDAADKGTAAAHNYHAEQINKLDQELRRLKGELQTSRQSEQELRSHICNLTNSERSLRPEVSLLRQSNMLLQSKILCLTKTKQRDKQTSAMLEKKTRVEAEARISAEKQLAELQAQKLEEAASTARSLTNRQEHCETQMLRKRVKDLETEYKQLQLEYQVKESRVVDLESDVEALGKYRCVEKETDMLLSTLSAMQEKAQHLEYNLSAETRIKLDLFSALGDARRQLEIAQDKVMKQDREISEMKQKIAEVMAVSPGVSYMAPRPQVPQYLTKLLNSERYMLNPRALMYQCLKK from the exons ATGAAGAAACGCTATGTGGACGCGAACAGGCTCCGGAAAATGAAGAAGCTGAAAATCACGGAGAAGCTGTCTGAGAG CGCCTACACCTTCCTGAAGTTCATGGTGATGTGGACGCTGGTGCTGCTGGCGGATTTCATCCTTGAATTCAGACTGGAGTATTTGTGGCCATGCTGGCTCTTCTTTGGGAGCGTGTACACCACTTTCCACTGCCACGGGCTG gttatttgtgttgtttttgtttgtgctgcCTTCACTCTGGACatcttttgtttaatttttgttccTTTGCACTGGCTGTTCTTTGTGGCGAGCACCTATGTATTATTCAATTACATATGGCACACAG AAAAAGGCATCTGTATATCGACGGTGTCTCTGTGGATTCTGCTGGTTTACACTGAGGCGTCGCTTCGGCTCAAAGACCTTAAAACCTCTCATGCTAACCTGTCTCATCTTTTTGCTGCACACTG TATCGGATATCCTGTAGTTTATCTGGGGTTCGATGCCACCTGCTACTTCACCAACATCTTTAAGCTGCGCATACAAAAAGCTGTGCAGAGTGAGAACGACTTCCACATGCACCTCCTTCAGCACTCGCTGCCTCCAGGCCTGCAGGTTTACCCCAAGACCGCCACAGATGGCG GTTCAAAATGGAAGGCCAAGCCTGAGTCGAGTCAGTACCAGTGTCAGAACGACGCTGTGGTGGCTCACGACGAGGCCCACACTGTGGACTGCCTCCAGATCCGCAGTGAGGAGAGATCAGCAGAGAAAGGCTCGCAGGAGGTGAGGTCAGCTGAATCGAACCGTCGaccgtcatcatcatcatccaagCCCGGTGTGGCCGAGTCCAAAGACCTGCTTCACAGCGGGGCGGGAGGACCGGAGCCATCCTCAACCCCAGACAACCTACCTCAAGAGGAGCACGGAAGCAAAGCCACACGGGCGGCTAAGAGCTCCTCCCCGAAAGCCCGCAGAGGCAGCACGAACACTCCTTCACCACCCGCAGGAAGGACGGAGAAGAAACCGAGATCCAGCTCCAAAACAATCAGCCCCAACAGGGATGCAGCAGATAAGGGCACGGCAGCGGCTCACAACTACCACGCTGAACAGATAAACAA GCTGGATCAGGAGCTGAGGAGGCTGAAGGGCGAGCTGCAGACGAGTAGGCAGAGCGAACAGGAGCTGCGAAGTCACATCTGCAACCTCACCAACAGCGAGAGGAGCCTGAGACCAGAAGTTTCTCTGCTCAGGCAGTCCAACATGCTGCTCCAGAGCAA GATTCTGTGCTTGACTAAAACCAAGCAGAGGGACAAGCAGACCAGTGCGATGCTGGAGAAGAAGACCAGAGTGGAGGCAGAGGCCAGAATCTCTGCTGAGAAACAGTTGGCTGAGCTTcaggctcagaaactggaggaggCGGCGAGCACAGCACGGAGCTTAACAAACAG GCAGGAACACTGTGAAACCCAAATGTTAAGGAAAAGGGTTAAAGATCTAGAGACAGAGTACAAACAACTACAGCTGGAGTATCAAGTGAAAGAGAGTCGTGTGGTAGATCTAGAGAGTGATGTTGAG GCTTTGGGAAAGTACCGCTGTGTGGAGAAAGAGACGGACATGCTGCTGTCCACTCTGTCAGCCATGCAGGAGAAAGCTCAGCATCTGGAGTACAACCTGAGCGCTGAGACTCGCATCAAACTGGACCTTTTCTCTGCACTGGGAGACGCCCGCAGACAGCTGGAAATCGCTCAAG ATAAAGTGATGAAGCAGGACAGGGAGATCAGCGAGATGAAGCAGAAGATCGCGGAGGTGATGGCGGTCAGCCCCGGCGTGTCCTACATGGCTCCTCGGCCTCAGGTTCCTCAGTATCTCACCAAGCTGCTCAACTCTGAGCGCTACATGCTGAATCCACGGGCGCTGATGTACCAGTGTCTGAAGAAATAA